The proteins below come from a single Bartonella schoenbuchensis R1 genomic window:
- the ilvC gene encoding ketol-acid reductoisomerase: MRVYYDCDANVNLIKEKKVAIIGYGSQGRAHALNLKDSGVQNIQIALRPGSATAKKAKTDGFKVVDVSQAAQWADLIMMATPDELQADIYKEHVHNYLRDGAAIAFAHGLNIHFGLIEVKETIDVVMVAPKGPGHTVRGEYQRGGGVPCLIAIAQDASGNAHDVALSYACGIGGGRAGVIETTFREECETDLFGEQAVLCGGLVELIRAGFETLTEAGYAPEMAYFECLHEVKLIVDLIYEGGIANMNYSISNTAEWGEYMSGPRVITDKTKTEMKRILRDIQTGKFTSDWMQEYKAGAARFKSIRRLNDAHPIEEVGKKLRAMMPWISSNALVDKERN, from the coding sequence ATGCGTGTTTATTATGATTGTGATGCCAACGTTAATTTAATTAAAGAAAAAAAAGTAGCAATTATCGGTTATGGTTCACAAGGACGTGCACACGCGTTAAATTTAAAGGATTCTGGTGTTCAAAATATACAAATTGCTTTACGTCCAGGATCGGCAACGGCTAAAAAAGCCAAAACAGATGGTTTTAAAGTTGTTGATGTTTCTCAAGCAGCACAGTGGGCAGACCTTATTATGATGGCAACACCTGATGAGTTGCAGGCTGATATTTATAAAGAGCATGTCCATAATTATTTGCGCGATGGGGCGGCGATTGCTTTTGCTCACGGTTTGAATATTCATTTTGGCTTGATTGAGGTTAAGGAAACCATTGATGTTGTGATGGTTGCTCCCAAAGGTCCAGGCCATACAGTGCGTGGCGAATATCAACGCGGTGGTGGTGTTCCTTGCTTAATTGCGATTGCACAGGATGCTTCAGGTAATGCGCATGATGTGGCGTTGTCTTATGCTTGTGGTATTGGTGGTGGACGTGCCGGTGTGATTGAAACAACTTTTAGAGAAGAATGTGAAACAGATCTTTTTGGTGAACAAGCTGTTCTTTGTGGTGGGCTTGTTGAGCTTATTCGTGCAGGTTTTGAAACATTGACAGAAGCAGGTTATGCACCTGAGATGGCTTATTTTGAGTGTTTACATGAGGTTAAATTGATTGTTGATCTCATTTATGAAGGCGGTATTGCAAACATGAATTATTCAATTTCCAATACAGCTGAATGGGGGGAATATATGTCTGGTCCACGCGTAATCACTGATAAAACCAAAACAGAGATGAAACGTATTTTAAGGGATATTCAAACAGGTAAATTTACGTCAGATTGGATGCAAGAATATAAAGCTGGCGCAGCCCGTTTTAAAAGTATTCGACGTTTAAATGATGCACACCCTATTGAAGAAGTTGGTAAGAAACTACGCGCTATGATGCCTTGGATTAGCTCTAATGCTTTGGTTGATAAGGAACGTAACTGA
- a CDS encoding ATP-dependent DNA helicase, protein MQFSSEQDNALKAVAAWLKDGTSPVFRLFGYAGTGKTTLARYFAETIDGSVQFAAFTGKAAQVLRSKGASNARTIHSLIYCPRGEQEVSDEVTGKTSITPTFSLNRQSPIAQAKLVVVDECSMVDEQLARDLMSFRTPILVLGDPGQLPPISGGGFFSSGTPDFLLSEIHRQAYDNPIIRLAMDVREGRDIAYGDYGLARVVKRKELDQRLVLDADQLLVGLNRTRYLYNRRFRELKGFIEKYPQVGDRLVCLRNDSTKRLLNGSLWTVMTSKKELVKPGIHLLVNSEESEWGVVKIKLLKAIFENPEDEISWQIKKRYDDFDYGYALTVHKAQGSQWDNVVLFDESFAFRDMNACWLYTGITRAAKQLTIVR, encoded by the coding sequence ATGCAGTTTTCATCAGAACAAGATAATGCGCTGAAGGCTGTAGCCGCGTGGTTGAAAGACGGGACCTCTCCTGTTTTTCGCCTTTTTGGCTATGCAGGAACGGGAAAAACAACACTTGCTCGCTATTTTGCAGAAACAATAGATGGTTCTGTTCAGTTTGCTGCGTTTACAGGTAAAGCAGCACAAGTTTTGCGTTCTAAGGGGGCAAGTAATGCTCGTACTATTCATTCATTGATTTATTGTCCTCGTGGTGAGCAAGAAGTTTCTGATGAAGTCACAGGTAAAACATCTATAACACCAACATTTTCATTAAATCGACAAAGTCCAATTGCGCAGGCCAAGCTTGTTGTTGTGGATGAATGTTCAATGGTAGATGAACAATTAGCACGTGATTTGATGAGTTTTCGCACGCCAATTCTTGTTCTTGGTGATCCAGGTCAGTTGCCTCCCATATCAGGGGGCGGTTTTTTTTCTAGTGGTACACCAGATTTTCTTTTATCAGAAATTCATCGACAAGCGTATGACAATCCAATTATTCGCCTAGCTATGGATGTACGTGAGGGGCGTGATATTGCTTATGGAGATTATGGGCTAGCGCGTGTTGTTAAGCGCAAAGAGCTTGATCAACGATTGGTATTAGATGCTGATCAACTTTTGGTAGGGCTGAATCGAACGCGCTATCTTTATAATAGACGTTTTCGTGAATTAAAGGGGTTTATAGAAAAATATCCGCAGGTTGGAGACAGGCTTGTGTGTTTGCGCAATGATTCAACAAAACGTTTGTTGAATGGCTCTTTGTGGACAGTTATGACTTCAAAGAAGGAACTTGTTAAACCAGGGATTCATCTTCTTGTTAATTCGGAAGAGAGTGAATGGGGAGTTGTAAAAATAAAACTTCTCAAAGCAATTTTTGAAAATCCTGAAGATGAAATTTCATGGCAAATAAAAAAGAGATACGATGACTTTGATTATGGGTATGCGTTGACTGTTCATAAAGCTCAAGGATCTCAATGGGATAATGTGGTTTTATTTGATGAAAGTTTTGCATTTCGTGATATGAATGCATGTTGGCTTTATACGGGGATTACGCGCGCAGCAAAACAGTTAACAATTGTTCGATAG
- the secD gene encoding protein translocase subunit SecD encodes MRTPGWLITLYCLILLSGIYVALPNLFSQEQIKTSKFLPNTHVTLGLDLQGGSSLLLEVDVKTLKRDQLRTILDNVRTKLREQKIRTSNIRIIEDDIIIVISDPTQNQKAVTALETLIMPIQNSFGTTTNDITISTQNENIRVTLTESGIKDRIKNTVEQSLEIIRRRIDQIGVAEPAIQKVGTNRIMVQLPGLQDPKQLRDLLGTTAKMTFHLVPSNVDVNTPPIGVSILPGYTDENQHFAIYDQIALDGNVLKDARAGFDPQMPGRAIISFTMNSIGSKIFAEITRKNINRPFAIVLDNKVLTAPVINGIIPNGQGQITGNFDIKEASTLAALLRAGSLPAPLIVIEERTVGPDLGADAIKMGLYTGIIGFVLVAIFMFLLYGIWGIITDIALALHTILTLAALSLLGATLTLPGIAGIILGIGIAVDANILINERIREESRKGVSAFAALDRGFKQAFATIVDANVTAIIATILLFWFGNGPVRGFAITMLLGIIISMFTDITIVRIIMVWVVRKWKIKTLRIQPFFDFTLYNTTFHFMKARFIGIGISIILSLASIFLFFKPGLNFGIDFIGGSQMSITTKAPANLATLRSTLSALNIGEVKLQNIDNAHTVLIRIQKQNGDEIQQTVAMDKVKAAIQNIYPDTIFDQIEIVGPKISEEFVTASVIAVILAAIAMSLYIWWRFEWFFAVGAIVTLILDIAKMIGLFALFQFDFNLTAIAALLTIVGYSINDKVVVYNRMRENMRLYKKMPMYQLIDLSINQVFTRCVFTSTTTILAMLPMALWGGSAVYNFALPMVFGIIIATLSSIFIAAPILLLLSNWGISKIKEKA; translated from the coding sequence ATGCGTACACCTGGCTGGCTAATCACTCTCTATTGCCTTATCCTTTTAAGCGGCATTTACGTTGCATTACCTAATTTATTCTCACAAGAACAAATTAAAACCTCTAAATTCCTGCCTAACACCCACGTGACGCTTGGACTTGATCTTCAAGGAGGATCTTCTCTCTTACTGGAAGTTGATGTAAAAACATTAAAGCGTGATCAATTACGCACAATTTTAGATAATGTACGCACAAAACTGCGTGAACAAAAAATCCGTACATCCAATATTCGTATCATTGAAGATGACATTATTATTGTTATTTCCGATCCTACACAAAATCAAAAAGCCGTTACTGCTTTAGAAACATTGATCATGCCGATACAAAATAGCTTTGGCACCACAACCAATGATATCACTATTAGCACTCAAAATGAGAATATCCGTGTAACATTAACTGAATCTGGTATTAAGGATCGTATTAAAAACACTGTTGAACAAAGCTTAGAAATCATTCGCCGACGTATTGATCAAATAGGTGTAGCTGAACCAGCCATTCAAAAAGTAGGAACTAATCGTATTATGGTTCAATTGCCTGGTCTCCAAGATCCAAAACAATTACGTGATCTTCTAGGAACAACCGCAAAAATGACCTTCCATCTTGTTCCTTCCAATGTGGATGTAAACACCCCGCCTATAGGTGTTTCAATTCTTCCTGGGTATACTGATGAAAATCAACATTTTGCAATTTATGATCAAATTGCTTTGGATGGAAATGTACTAAAAGATGCACGCGCAGGTTTTGACCCGCAAATGCCAGGGCGTGCTATTATTTCATTTACCATGAATTCAATTGGTTCTAAAATATTTGCGGAAATAACACGTAAAAACATTAACCGTCCCTTTGCAATCGTTCTTGATAACAAAGTTTTGACCGCTCCTGTCATTAATGGCATTATCCCTAATGGACAAGGTCAAATCACAGGAAATTTTGATATAAAAGAAGCATCAACCCTTGCTGCTTTACTGCGAGCTGGCTCTTTGCCCGCACCATTAATTGTTATTGAAGAAAGAACTGTAGGCCCAGATCTTGGTGCAGACGCTATTAAAATGGGACTTTATACAGGAATTATAGGCTTTGTTCTTGTCGCCATTTTCATGTTTCTTCTATATGGCATTTGGGGCATTATCACCGACATAGCGCTAGCGCTACATACTATTTTGACACTTGCAGCATTAAGTCTTCTCGGTGCTACACTCACACTGCCGGGTATTGCCGGTATTATTTTGGGTATTGGCATTGCTGTCGATGCCAATATTTTGATTAATGAACGTATTCGAGAAGAAAGTCGCAAAGGTGTCAGCGCCTTTGCTGCCTTAGATCGTGGATTTAAACAAGCTTTTGCGACCATTGTTGATGCCAATGTTACGGCTATTATTGCAACCATTTTACTTTTTTGGTTTGGTAATGGCCCTGTTCGCGGTTTTGCAATCACAATGTTACTTGGAATTATTATCTCCATGTTCACTGATATCACCATAGTGCGTATCATCATGGTTTGGGTTGTCCGTAAATGGAAAATAAAGACGCTGCGTATTCAACCTTTCTTTGACTTTACCTTATACAATACAACTTTCCACTTTATGAAAGCCCGTTTTATAGGTATTGGTATTTCAATTATTTTATCACTTGCTTCAATTTTTCTGTTCTTTAAACCTGGTTTGAATTTTGGTATCGATTTTATTGGTGGTAGCCAAATGAGTATAACAACAAAGGCGCCAGCAAATTTAGCTACCCTGCGCTCAACGCTTTCCGCCCTTAATATCGGTGAAGTAAAGTTACAAAATATTGATAACGCACACACAGTTTTAATTCGTATCCAGAAACAAAACGGTGATGAAATACAACAAACCGTTGCCATGGATAAGGTCAAGGCAGCCATACAGAATATCTACCCAGATACTATATTTGATCAAATAGAAATTGTTGGCCCTAAGATTTCAGAAGAATTTGTTACAGCTAGTGTTATTGCTGTTATACTAGCAGCAATTGCTATGTCACTCTACATTTGGTGGCGCTTTGAATGGTTCTTTGCAGTTGGAGCAATTGTTACACTCATTCTTGATATCGCAAAAATGATTGGTCTTTTTGCTTTGTTTCAATTTGATTTTAATTTGACCGCTATTGCTGCCCTTTTAACGATTGTTGGTTACTCGATTAACGATAAAGTAGTTGTTTATAACCGCATGCGTGAAAATATGCGTCTTTATAAAAAAATGCCTATGTATCAGTTGATAGACCTCTCGATTAATCAAGTTTTTACACGCTGTGTCTTCACATCAACCACTACAATATTAGCTATGTTGCCTATGGCATTATGGGGTGGAAGTGCTGTCTATAATTTTGCATTGCCTATGGTCTTTGGTATTATTATTGCTACATTATCTTCTATCTTTATTGCAGCTCCTATTCTATTATTGTTAAGTAACTGGGGTATAAGCAAAATAAAAGAGAAGGCATAA
- a CDS encoding lysylphosphatidylglycerol synthase transmembrane domain-containing protein: MKLKKFIWPFIGILTMLISIRILYIKLSTIFLIDVLDRLADLKVHQWLLACFCSLIAYAALAGYDRIALQHLGRKISWVFIAICSFTTYALSHNIGASVFSGAVVRYRAYKMKGLSGTEVAILVGFCSFTFVIGTILLSGIVLILHPEIITLIYEDLPIWLGTIIGVILLAFIALYTLGSWFQLKPLYISKKIQLSYPRLKIVIQQLLISPLELLGAAGIIYAVLPHNTDICFISVLGVFLASFTITLLSNAPAGGVGVLEALFMAGMPQIDPTNVIAALIVFRMLYLIIPLIISLFFVAIFEIHQYRKRTQHT; this comes from the coding sequence GTGAAATTAAAAAAATTTATATGGCCATTTATCGGCATCCTAACAATGCTGATATCAATCCGTATTCTTTATATAAAGCTATCAACTATTTTTCTAATTGATGTACTGGATCGTTTAGCCGATTTAAAGGTACATCAGTGGTTACTGGCCTGTTTTTGTTCACTCATCGCTTATGCAGCTCTTGCTGGGTATGACCGAATTGCTTTGCAACATCTTGGTCGTAAAATTTCCTGGGTATTTATCGCCATCTGTTCATTTACCACTTATGCGCTTTCACATAATATCGGTGCTTCAGTTTTTTCTGGTGCTGTTGTACGCTACCGTGCGTATAAAATGAAAGGGTTAAGTGGAACAGAAGTTGCAATATTAGTTGGCTTTTGCTCCTTTACTTTTGTAATTGGCACAATCTTGCTTTCTGGCATCGTTTTAATTCTGCATCCTGAAATTATCACGCTCATTTACGAAGATCTTCCCATATGGCTTGGCACAATAATTGGCGTAATTTTACTCGCTTTTATAGCGCTATACACTCTCGGCAGTTGGTTTCAGTTAAAACCTTTATACATCAGCAAAAAAATTCAACTTTCTTATCCACGGCTTAAAATTGTCATCCAACAGCTTCTGATTAGCCCATTAGAACTTTTAGGAGCAGCGGGAATTATATATGCCGTATTGCCACATAATACTGATATTTGTTTTATCTCTGTACTCGGCGTTTTCCTAGCGTCTTTTACCATTACCCTGCTCTCTAATGCCCCTGCAGGAGGCGTAGGTGTACTTGAAGCTTTATTCATGGCAGGTATGCCTCAAATAGATCCTACTAATGTTATTGCAGCACTTATTGTATTTAGAATGCTCTATTTGATTATACCGCTTATCATTTCACTATTCTTTGTAGCAATTTTTGAGATTCACCAATATCGAAAACGAACGCAGCATACCTAA
- a CDS encoding TerC family protein has protein sequence MMEWVIDPHVWFGLVTLIFLEIVLGIDNLVFIAILAEKLPLHLRNRARLVGLTLALIMRLCLLMVIGWVMSLDKVIFSIASFGFSWHSLILMSGGAFLLAKGTLELHERLEGAAHERKTGVIYAVFWQVIVQIVVLDAVFSLDSIITATGMIARDQAVVMYIAVVVAMGVMMWGSGTIMRLISRYPTIVILCLGFLMMIGFTLIVEGLGFHIPKGYLYAAIGFSVLIEFLNQIGRRNREKMVTTNDLRERTADAVLRLLGGGKKDGNLSETVDVIVEQAAISELFRPEEKEMIRGVLDLADRPVRSIMSPRNEIEWLDLNGNESEMREELQKVKHSRLILAREKVDEFVGVALTKDLLLNWAEDQKINWQRAMREPLVVHENTSVLRLMEQLRHSSIQLAIIVDEHGSFEGIATPTDILEAIAGDFPDDDEEPVVVERLEDGSFLVEGCADIRHLSSYLERDFVDEADRYTTLAGFMLWHFGHLPNEDESFETEGLCFKVIEMDRRNISKVLISPLNFVAKEVMV, from the coding sequence ATGATGGAATGGGTCATTGATCCCCATGTGTGGTTTGGTTTGGTTACGTTGATTTTCCTCGAAATTGTTTTAGGAATAGATAACCTTGTTTTCATTGCAATCTTAGCAGAAAAATTGCCATTACATTTGCGTAATCGTGCACGTTTGGTAGGTTTAACTTTAGCATTAATTATGCGGCTTTGTCTTCTCATGGTTATTGGCTGGGTAATGAGTCTTGATAAAGTAATTTTTTCTATTGCTTCCTTTGGTTTTAGTTGGCACAGCCTCATTTTAATGAGTGGTGGAGCTTTTTTGTTAGCAAAAGGAACGCTGGAGTTACATGAAAGATTGGAGGGGGCAGCACATGAAAGGAAAACTGGTGTTATTTATGCTGTTTTTTGGCAAGTGATTGTTCAAATTGTTGTACTTGATGCAGTGTTTTCTCTTGATAGTATTATTACTGCAACAGGCATGATTGCCAGAGATCAGGCAGTGGTTATGTACATAGCGGTTGTTGTTGCAATGGGTGTAATGATGTGGGGATCTGGCACCATTATGCGTTTGATTAGTCGTTATCCTACTATTGTCATTCTTTGTCTTGGTTTTTTAATGATGATTGGCTTTACTCTCATTGTTGAAGGATTGGGCTTTCATATTCCAAAAGGTTATTTGTATGCAGCTATAGGTTTTTCAGTTCTTATTGAGTTTTTGAATCAAATTGGGCGTCGTAATCGTGAAAAGATGGTTACAACAAATGATTTACGTGAGCGGACAGCCGATGCTGTGTTAAGACTTTTAGGGGGAGGAAAAAAAGACGGTAATCTGAGTGAGACTGTAGATGTCATTGTTGAACAAGCAGCTATTTCTGAGCTTTTTCGACCAGAAGAAAAAGAAATGATACGTGGTGTTTTAGATTTGGCTGATCGTCCTGTGCGCTCTATTATGTCACCCCGTAATGAGATTGAATGGTTGGACTTGAACGGCAATGAGAGTGAGATGCGTGAAGAATTGCAAAAAGTTAAACATAGCCGTTTAATTCTTGCGCGCGAAAAAGTAGACGAATTTGTTGGCGTTGCTTTAACTAAAGATCTGCTTTTAAATTGGGCTGAAGATCAAAAGATTAATTGGCAAAGAGCTATGCGTGAACCACTTGTTGTTCATGAAAATACGAGTGTTTTACGATTGATGGAGCAATTACGCCATTCTTCAATCCAGCTTGCGATTATTGTGGATGAGCATGGATCTTTTGAAGGTATTGCAACACCGACGGACATTCTTGAGGCTATTGCTGGTGATTTTCCTGATGATGATGAAGAACCTGTTGTGGTGGAACGACTTGAAGATGGAAGTTTTCTTGTTGAGGGGTGTGCAGATATTCGCCATTTAAGTAGTTATCTTGAGCGTGATTTTGTTGATGAGGCAGACCGTTATACTACGCTTGCGGGATTTATGCTTTGGCATTTTGGCCATTTACCAAATGAAGATGAAAGTTTTGAAACTGAAGGTTTGTGTTTTAAAGTGATTGAAATGGACCGTCGAAATATTTCTAAAGTGCTCATCTCTCCCCTTAATTTTGTAGCAAAAGAAGTAATGGTTTAG
- a CDS encoding SspB family protein — translation MVQDQIRYDILVQDALRGVIRKVLLEVAKAGLPGNHHFFITFSTKAPAVKISSRLKSRYPDQMTIVLQHQFRDLNVSETAFEVTLSFGEITEKLIIPFASIQVFYDPVAAFEAAFDLPANLTSEENENPESAPHTPDISLNKQKTENELIKTQNPKRDKEPSNNDTKQSADVVSLDSFRKNK, via the coding sequence ATGGTTCAAGATCAAATCCGTTACGATATTCTCGTTCAGGATGCGCTCCGTGGAGTTATCCGCAAAGTTTTGTTAGAAGTGGCTAAAGCAGGTCTTCCGGGTAATCATCACTTTTTTATTACCTTTTCAACAAAGGCACCAGCAGTAAAAATCTCTTCTCGACTCAAAAGTCGTTACCCTGATCAAATGACAATCGTATTACAACATCAATTTAGAGACTTGAACGTATCAGAAACTGCTTTTGAAGTTACTTTATCCTTTGGAGAAATTACTGAAAAATTAATTATTCCTTTTGCTTCCATTCAAGTTTTTTATGACCCTGTAGCGGCATTTGAAGCAGCATTTGATTTGCCTGCTAATCTCACTTCTGAAGAAAATGAAAATCCAGAAAGTGCTCCACATACACCCGATATTTCTTTAAACAAACAAAAAACAGAAAATGAGCTCATAAAAACACAGAATCCCAAAAGGGATAAAGAACCTTCAAACAATGATACCAAACAAAGTGCTGATGTTGTTTCTTTAGACTCTTTTCGAAAAAATAAATGA
- the hflK gene encoding FtsH protease activity modulator HflK yields MPWTNQNGSGPWGGDRNKLGGDKKLPPKNPFGSGGNNGGDNSSNLDDILRKGQHQLKQFGESGIFIVLFLLAVLFWLFQSVYIVQQNEQAVELRFGVPKAGIVGDGLHFHFWPIETYMKVPLTEKTIAIGGQSNQTQQSEGLMLSSDQNIVNVNFSIYYRISNPSQFLFNVSDQEGTVRQVAESAMREVIGSRPVDDVLRDKKEEVADDVKKIIQLTANKYQLGVEINRVSISEAAPPTKVAAAFNSVQQAEQERGRMIEEGNRVRFTKIGLANGEASRTREIAKGEKARMIEEATGRAQHFQAIAREAAIAPEAVRYRFYMETMGRILSSPNKLVLNQTDSPVIPYLPLNELLRNSSEKTATTSTHSSSLLGSSVSGGR; encoded by the coding sequence ATGCCCTGGACAAATCAAAATGGCAGTGGCCCATGGGGCGGCGATAGAAATAAACTTGGTGGTGATAAAAAATTACCGCCTAAGAATCCTTTTGGTTCTGGTGGCAATAACGGCGGTGATAATAGCTCTAATCTTGATGATATTCTGCGTAAAGGGCAGCATCAGCTTAAGCAGTTTGGTGAGAGTGGTATTTTTATTGTGTTATTTTTGCTTGCTGTTCTTTTTTGGCTATTCCAATCTGTTTATATTGTGCAGCAAAATGAACAAGCAGTAGAGTTGCGCTTTGGTGTTCCTAAAGCAGGTATTGTTGGTGATGGTTTGCATTTTCATTTTTGGCCAATTGAAACCTATATGAAAGTGCCTTTAACGGAAAAAACAATCGCAATTGGTGGTCAGTCTAATCAGACGCAACAAAGTGAAGGTTTGATGCTTTCAAGCGATCAGAATATTGTTAATGTAAATTTTTCTATATATTATCGGATTTCAAATCCTAGCCAATTTTTGTTTAATGTGAGCGATCAAGAAGGAACAGTACGTCAGGTTGCTGAAAGTGCAATGCGCGAAGTGATTGGGTCACGACCTGTTGATGATGTTTTACGCGATAAGAAAGAAGAAGTGGCTGATGATGTCAAAAAGATTATTCAGTTGACTGCAAATAAATATCAACTTGGTGTTGAAATAAATCGTGTATCAATTAGTGAAGCTGCTCCTCCTACTAAAGTTGCTGCTGCGTTTAACTCTGTCCAACAAGCAGAGCAGGAGCGTGGGCGGATGATTGAGGAGGGTAATCGTGTGCGTTTTACTAAGATTGGCTTAGCTAATGGTGAAGCTTCACGCACACGAGAAATTGCAAAAGGTGAAAAAGCACGGATGATTGAAGAAGCAACGGGGCGTGCTCAACATTTTCAAGCTATAGCTCGTGAGGCTGCAATTGCGCCTGAGGCTGTTCGCTACCGTTTTTATATGGAAACAATGGGGCGTATTCTTTCTTCACCTAATAAATTAGTTTTGAATCAAACAGATTCTCCAGTAATACCTTATTTACCACTGAATGAATTGTTGCGTAATTCATCAGAAAAAACAGCGACAACATCAACACATTCCTCATCATTATTGGGGTCTAGTGTTTCTGGAGGGCGTTAA
- a CDS encoding dihydrofolate reductase, translating to MKLPIYLIAAVAQNGVIGCEGTMPWRLSTDLQRFKALTLGKPIIMGRKTWDSLGRPLPGRTNIVITRNRTFTAEGAVIAHSLSQACDIAQEAATQNGADAVFIIGGGEIFQQGLMIAHKIFLTEIFASIEGDSFFPIFDKEKWTIIETQYIPQGDKDNYPTRFVIYERQ from the coding sequence ATGAAGCTTCCAATTTATTTAATCGCGGCTGTTGCCCAAAATGGTGTTATCGGTTGTGAAGGCACAATGCCTTGGCGTTTATCAACAGATTTGCAGCGTTTTAAGGCTTTGACTTTGGGTAAGCCCATTATTATGGGGCGAAAAACTTGGGATTCTCTTGGGCGTCCCTTACCAGGGCGCACAAATATTGTAATTACGCGTAATCGTACTTTTACAGCTGAAGGTGCTGTTATTGCTCATTCTTTGTCTCAAGCTTGTGATATAGCACAAGAGGCGGCCACTCAAAATGGTGCAGATGCAGTTTTTATTATTGGGGGTGGTGAAATTTTTCAACAAGGATTAATGATTGCTCATAAAATATTCTTAACAGAAATTTTTGCATCTATTGAAGGTGATAGTTTTTTTCCCATTTTTGATAAAGAAAAGTGGACTATTATTGAAACACAATATATTCCACAAGGAGACAAAGACAATTATCCGACGCGTTTTGTAATTTATGAACGGCAGTAG
- the cycA gene encoding D-serine/D-alanine/glycine transporter produces the protein MDHKPNLAEDYKKELQRGLDNRHVQLIAIGGAIGTGLFMGSGKTISVAGPSIILVYAIIGCILYFVMRAMGELLLSNTQYRSFMDFSSELLGPTIGFFIGWTYWLCWIVTGVADIIAIISYAQFWWPTLNPWIPVPICILFFLMFNLVAVKLFGELEFWFGLIKIIAILVLIVVGFYMVFIGFTSPNGTVSSLSNVWNDGNIFPRGITGFFAGFQIAIFSFTGIELAGTTAAEVKEPEKILPKAINSIPIRIVLFYIFSLVVIMSVIPWYQVVPDKSPFVEMFLLAGIPISAGIVNFVVLTSAASSANSGIFSTSRMIYGLATKQGAPAFLGKLSNNHVPANALVFSCLCILLGYIFSSLSPTAIGAFTIVTTISAILFIFVWSVILISYITYRRNYPTQHDASTYKMPGGVFMCWVTLAFFAFIISLLTLESDTLAALKYTSLWFVFLTVMYFIFGKKNFIRHKK, from the coding sequence ATGGACCATAAACCAAATTTAGCTGAAGATTATAAAAAGGAATTACAACGTGGATTAGATAATCGCCACGTGCAACTTATTGCTATTGGTGGTGCTATCGGAACAGGTCTCTTCATGGGATCAGGCAAAACAATCAGCGTTGCAGGCCCCTCAATTATACTAGTTTACGCCATTATTGGTTGCATTCTCTATTTTGTAATGCGAGCTATGGGAGAATTGTTACTTTCTAATACACAATATCGATCCTTTATGGACTTTTCATCCGAACTATTGGGGCCGACTATTGGTTTTTTTATTGGTTGGACTTATTGGTTATGCTGGATTGTAACCGGAGTTGCAGATATTATTGCTATCATTAGTTATGCACAATTTTGGTGGCCTACACTCAACCCATGGATTCCCGTTCCTATTTGTATCCTTTTCTTCTTAATGTTTAACCTCGTAGCCGTAAAATTATTTGGTGAACTTGAATTCTGGTTCGGTCTTATCAAAATCATAGCAATTCTGGTATTAATTGTTGTTGGATTTTATATGGTTTTTATCGGTTTTACTTCCCCAAATGGCACTGTTTCCTCTCTTAGTAACGTATGGAATGATGGAAATATCTTTCCTCGAGGAATCACCGGATTTTTTGCTGGATTTCAAATTGCTATTTTTTCTTTTACTGGCATTGAATTGGCCGGAACAACTGCAGCTGAAGTCAAAGAACCTGAAAAGATATTACCAAAAGCAATCAACTCAATACCTATTCGTATTGTACTCTTTTACATCTTCTCTCTTGTTGTGATTATGTCAGTCATACCTTGGTATCAAGTTGTTCCAGATAAAAGTCCATTTGTAGAAATGTTTTTACTTGCTGGTATTCCAATCTCTGCTGGTATAGTTAATTTTGTCGTTCTCACATCAGCAGCATCTTCTGCAAATAGTGGTATTTTTTCTACTAGCCGTATGATATACGGCCTTGCTACTAAACAGGGAGCTCCTGCTTTTTTAGGAAAACTTTCCAACAATCACGTTCCAGCCAATGCATTAGTCTTCTCTTGCCTGTGCATTTTATTAGGCTACATTTTCTCATCGTTATCTCCAACTGCTATAGGTGCCTTTACAATCGTTACAACCATTTCAGCAATTTTATTTATATTTGTATGGTCCGTGATTTTAATCAGCTATATTACTTACCGCCGCAATTACCCTACGCAACATGATGCATCTACCTATAAAATGCCAGGAGGTGTTTTTATGTGCTGGGTTACTTTGGCTTTCTTCGCCTTTATTATCTCTTTATTGACGTTAGAATCCGATACTTTAGCAGCTTTAAAATACACATCACTTTGGTTTGTTTTCTTAACTGTTATGTATTTTATATTTGGAAAGAAGAATTTTATCAGACACAAAAAATAA